In the genome of Brachypodium distachyon strain Bd21 chromosome 3, Brachypodium_distachyon_v3.0, whole genome shotgun sequence, the window AGGTTGGAGACTGATGCCGGATCCAGCCACGGGGGAGAAACCCTTGTCCTCTGCATATGTTCTTCAGGAAGGTAGGTCTTTAATTTGCTCAGCTCACTGGCAGGCAGGAGTATTACTGGTGGGCCAACTGGAGCGTAGTGCAAATAATACACTCGGAACCGCATGGGCAGATGCAGAATGCATGCCATGGCCGGGCCCCGGAGCGTGGTAATCTTGGCTTCTCTCTCACCCATGATTAGCATAGGTACAAGGTACCACTCAAAATAATCTTACAAAACTCTGAAAAATATACCCTCCGttcggaaataagtgacgtagatttgtatagatttttatacaaattcacgtcacttattttgggataTTTTGGGACGAAGGGAGCAGCAAATAGTTGTATTATGGTATTACAATTCATCGACAAGCAGTGATATCATAACCGAAGCCAACAACAGACACTTGTTTATTGTATTATCATGATGACAGAAACCACCATGGGAATCACCCTGccagttctttctttcttttttttgatcttttcttttttagattATATTTGGTTAATATAGCTCTCATTTCAACACCGAAGACGCGTAATTTCTTAGGACACGTGCTAGTTGGTAACTCtaggtagtgtttggttgataTCATGAAGTGGAATGTAATGGAATGGTTTCAAAACCTGAAATGAttcttgtgtttggttcttagAATATGAAGAAATGGAatggaaccatatggttcctcaAAAAGAAATATTCCCTCAATATGCCTAACCATCTCATTCTAAAAAATGCAGGAATGAGTTGGTTCCAAGTGGAACCGGTGATTTAAGTATTTGGTTTTTAGGATATAGAAAAGTAGAACCGTTTCATTACATTCCATCCCTATAAAAATATAAccgttccattccattccacctCGCTCTagaaccaaacactacctaaGTAACAAGAAAAGTGATTTCCATTTTGTCCAAAGTAATTGGCCTCCGAACTGAACCTGTCACGTCAGCCTGACAGCGGGACAATCACTAAATGGGTAAGTATCACAAAATGCAACTTAGAAgcttaaaaaaatgttggtaTTCAGTTATTCACTCTAGTAAGAAAGATACAAAACTAAAAACACTGTGCTTATGATCGAATGCTCGATACATATACGTCCTCACGCATTGGCACACTATTATCTGATGTACTACACTTGTCGTATAAtaacaaaatttaaaaaagCTTACGTGTTTCGCGCGAAAGTTCATGGAAGCAGTCACGGCATTTTGTTCATTTCTTCCAGGGAGACGACAATTCTCCATCAGGTAACCTTCGTGGAGTTCACGGCATTTGTACATGGCAGACGGTCATCCATCTCGAATACATACACGTTTACTTTACCCGCTGGTCCATCCAAGAAATCCAACGAACGAACCATATCCACGCAATACATTCTGAAAGCACGGCCATCGCAAAGGACCAAAATCACTTGTGGAACGAGAATCTTACACCAGTAGCCTGCTCCACATGCTGTGTTTGTCAGCATCGAAACCTCTCGAGACAGGTCGCACATCAACGCAACGCAAAAGATCTCTGTCTGGCTCAGCGGCTCCGGTTGAAAAGTATATAGCCAGACCTGCAGTAGACCTGTGGGATTCGAGGTTAGAGACAGAGCATGGACACGCCGCAACAACCTTGTCCAGCTCAAACAGCGACAACAACGGTTGGTGACGAAAGGTGAAAAGTACCAGTCACTGGAATGTTTGACTGACTCAAGGTCTTCGCTGCAGCCGCGGTCAAGCTAAGATAAGGCGAGAGAATTGCAGGTGAgatgcatgtgtgtggatGTGTGGTGCTGTGAAAGTGTTTTTAAACCCCTGGGCCATGAGCCAGCTGAGCATCAACTCAAGCTTCACGGCTCACACCACCACCCAGGAAAACCAAGGAGAAACGGCTGCCGTGTTGTGTGGGTGTACGACCAAGCAGAGGTGAGTTGTTCGCTCTTCTTCTGATGTaggagtactccgtagtatacTGTACTGCTTCCTGATTTTACTTGAGTTGTTCACTCTTCTTCTGATGTaggagtactccgtagtatatTGTACTGCTTCCTGATTTTACTTGCTGTTGTTTTTATATTAAAAAATGAGTGTGCCTATTCTTTAGTGGattgatttttaagaaataaGGATTGAATCACACTAGAGCCCTTTATTAAGATTTGTATATCATCCTCTTTTTCTCACCTCTCATGCATtgtcgttggattaagatctaaCGGTCAACACATCAatttatctctaactaaaaatcaatcTACTTCTCTAGAGCAAAACCATCCAAAAATTGCTTGCTTGGAGTGAAATGTGACCGTCTGATAAAGCTAAACCTTTGTGCTTTTGCTAGCTGTTACGCacttctctttccttttttttttgaatggGCCGGTTACGCACTTTCTTTCACACCGCAGCAAAGTGTGAGGGTAACTCCAGTGGGGTGACCCAAATCCTTTGGCCAAAAGCATCCGTTTGGGTGACGACCGGCCTCCGTCCGTTTGGGTCTGCCTTGCCCCCAACTCGGTCACCCATTTGGTCCGTTTTATTAATCATAAACACGCAGGCTAGAGGAGGACAGGCACGGTGAAAAGATGTTGTCTGTCCAGACCCAAACCTGCACCAAATTTGGATAAAAAATGGGTCGTGACGGATAAAAAAACGGATGGTGGCCGAAATGGGTCGCTGCATTCGAACGTGTTTTTATCCGTTTGGACCCAAACGGACCGATCCACGCTAAATGGGTCTACCCGTTGGAAATGCCCCGACTCCCTGTGGATGCCGAGGCCATGATAGTTTTTTcatcatcttttttctttagcAAAGTAGTTTCGCCAGTGAACATAATATGCCATGATGTTATATTTTGCAGGTCGCCGGCCAATCCCTCGTGCCTTCCAGTTTTCAACCGGTAAAACTCTACATGCTTATCCTATTAGCATGGTTTGTCTTCTCTTATGGAGTTGGCAGCATTCATTGCTCCACGGTCCCTGGGAACAGCACGGACGTGGCCGCGTTGCTCGATTTCAAGAATGCCATCACCATCGATCCACAGGGAGTACTCTCGACCTATTGGAATGCCAGCACCCCATATTGCCAGTGGAAGGGCGTCAAATGCAGCCTGAGGCATCCTGGGCGAGTTACCGCTCTTGAGCTCTCCGCCCAAGGCTTGTCGGGTCCAATTGCTGCCTCAGTTGGAAACCTGACTTTCCTTCGTACACTTGACTTGTCGCGGAATAACTTCTCCGGACAGATTCCTCATCTCAACAATCTCCAAAAGATTCAAATCATCAATCTGAACTATAATCCGTTGGGTGGTATTATTCCAGAGACGCTCACAAATTGTTCCAGCCTGAAGGAACTAAGCCTCTACGGAAACTTGCTGGAGGCTTCAATCCCTCCGCAAATCGGTGTCCTTTCAAATCTAGTTTACTTGGACATATCCCAAAACAATCTCACTGGGATCATCCCGTCCACCCTCGGAAATATAACCTATTTACGAGAAATCTACCTTGGACAAAATAAACTTGAAGGAAGCATTCCAGATGAACTTGGCCAATTGTCAAACATTTCGATTCTGTTCCTTAGGGAGAACAGCCTATCAGGTAGTATCCCAGTAAGCCTTTTTAATTCATCTTCTCTTCAACAACTAGAATTAAGTGTAAATCCTCTAGATGATACTCTACCAACTAACATAGGTGATCACCTCCCTAATCTCCAGAAGCTCTACCTAAGCAATAACATGCTCGGAGGTCAGATCCCAGCTTCCTTAGGCAACATTACAAACCTAGATACAataaattttcagaaaaacagTTTCACCGGGGAAATTCCTAGCTCTTTTGGAAAGCTTTCAAGTTTGGTTAGATTAGATCTTCAAGGAAACATGCTCGAAGCAAAGGATAGTGAAAGCTGGGCATTCTTGCAAGCCTTGGGGAACTGTAGTCTTCTAGAACTACTCTTGCTGACTGCAAATCAGCTACAAGGAGTCATACCAAATTCAATTGGTAACCTACCAACCAGTCTAGAAGCTTTAGCATTAGGTAGTAACAAACTATCTGGTATGGTTCCACCGAGCATAGGGAACCTTTCCGGGTTATTTTACATGACATTAGAACAAAACAGCCTTACTGGTACCATTAACGAGTGGATTGGAAACATGAAATCACTGCAAGCTTTACATTTGACATACAATAACTTCACTGGTTCCATTCCACCTTCTATTGGCGATTTGACAAAGTTAACAAAGCTCTATCTGCAGGAAAATCGCTTTCAAGGTCCTATACCACGGAGCTTTGGAAACCTTCAAGCACTATTAGAGTTAGACCTTAGTGATAACAATTTCGAAGGCAATATACCTCCAGAGGTTGGCAACCTTAAACAACTCATCCAACTACAAGTTTCCTCTAACAAGCTTACCGGGGAAATTCCTAACACGTTGGACCAATGTCAAGGTCTAATCAAACTCGAAATGGACCAAAACTTTCTCACAGGAACCATTCCAGTATCCTTTGGAAACCTAAAGGCCTTGAGCGTTCTCAATCTTTCACACAA includes:
- the LOC100838196 gene encoding receptor kinase-like protein Xa21 isoform X1, whose product is MCVDVWCCESVFKPLGHEPAEHQLKLHGSHHHPGKPRRNGCRVVWVYDQAEVAGQSLVPSSFQPVKLYMLILLAWFVFSYGVGSIHCSTVPGNSTDVAALLDFKNAITIDPQGVLSTYWNASTPYCQWKGVKCSLRHPGRVTALELSAQGLSGPIAASVGNLTFLRTLDLSRNNFSGQIPHLNNLQKIQIINLNYNPLGGIIPETLTNCSSLKELSLYGNLLEASIPPQIGVLSNLVYLDISQNNLTGIIPSTLGNITYLREIYLGQNKLEGSIPDELGQLSNISILFLRENSLSGSIPVSLFNSSSLQQLELSVNPLDDTLPTNIGDHLPNLQKLYLSNNMLGGQIPASLGNITNLDTINFQKNSFTGEIPSSFGKLSSLVRLDLQGNMLEAKDSESWAFLQALGNCSLLELLLLTANQLQGVIPNSIGNLPTSLEALALGSNKLSGMVPPSIGNLSGLFYMTLEQNSLTGTINEWIGNMKSLQALHLTYNNFTGSIPPSIGDLTKLTKLYLQENRFQGPIPRSFGNLQALLELDLSDNNFEGNIPPEVGNLKQLIQLQVSSNKLTGEIPNTLDQCQGLIKLEMDQNFLTGTIPVSFGNLKALSVLNLSHNNISGTIPTALGDLQLLTELDLSYNHLQGNVPTHGVFSNATAVLLDGNWGLCGATDLHMPLCPTAPKKTRVLYYLVRVLIPIFGFMSLFMLVYFLLVEKRATKRKYSGSTSSGEDFLKVSYNDLAQATKNFSEANLVGKGSYGSVYRGTLKEQKVEVAVKVFDLEMRGAERSFITECEALRSIQHRNLLSIITACSTVDNDGNVFKALLYEFMPNGSLDRWLHHKGDGKDPQRLGLTQIIGIAVNIADALDYLHHDCGRPTVHCDLKPCNILLDDDMNALLGDFGIARLYVQSRLSSTGSTSSIGVKGTIGYIAPEYAQGGHVSTSGDVYSFGIVLLEMTTGKRPTNPMFKDGLDIVNFVEGNFPHQIYHAIDVRLKDDKDFAQAKMVPENVVHQCLVSLLQIALSCAHRLPIERPSMKEVASKMHAVNASYLGGK